One Panulirus ornatus isolate Po-2019 chromosome 39, ASM3632096v1, whole genome shotgun sequence DNA segment encodes these proteins:
- the LOC139761191 gene encoding uncharacterized protein isoform X2 translates to MDSDAEWVDVDLEFGTVDPAHTPRPPSRPQPGPMTPIAPPPGPATQGPHDAPEVEGTTPPLYNSAAIVGGAVGGVLGVVLLLLVLYLLTLRRRLSKAMDQGRDGAYQVRVEDVVHLAHLDHSNTYLNTTDLHRLVCSVRAATKTLPTPPRIHHQTPTPYRPPPTTHNGGCASDVVVVRAPMPLPSPAARGTPPRHPQQEAVYSNVGEVLAPLAHAPSTAPPLAHAPSTAPPLAHAPSTAPPLPCGEGASCPDVGLASPARPAPPPPSTLKADPGWKPTPPENPKPTPPENPKPTPPENPKPTPPENPKPTPPENPKPTPPENLKPRPPPNPKPTPPESAKPRPPPVASKPSRGVAPPPSPLQGGAGQPRPGLRGKGRGLPPLKVPLLPPRWREDTSSCSSTPDTSLTYLTPDTTTGQPQHSILAKVAKLEAKLMTSTST, encoded by the exons ATGGACTCGGATGCTGAGTGGGTCGATGTCGACTTAG AGTTCGGGACGGTAGACCCCGCCCACACGCCCCGCCCACCATCGCGGCCCCAGCCAGGACCCATGACGCCCATCGCGCCGCCGCCCGGCCCTGCCACACAGGGGCCCCACGACGCCCCCGAGGTGGAAGGGACCACCCCGCCCTTATACAACAGCGCGGCTATTGTGGGCGGGGCGGTAGGCGGGGTCCTGGGCGTggtgttgctcctgctggtgctctaCTTGTTAACCCTACGACGCAGACTGAGCAAG GCCATGGACCAGGGTCGTGATGGAGCGTACCAGGTGCGTGTTGAGGACGTGGTCCACTTGGCCCACCTGGACCACAGCAACACCTACCTCAACACCACTGACCTCCACCGTCTCGTCTGCTCCGTCAGGGCTGCCACCAAGACACTGCCCACGCCTCCCAGGATCCACCACCAGACACCCACGCCTTACAGgccgccgcccaccacccacaacgGTGGCTGTGCAAGCgacgtggtggtggtcagggcgcCCATGCCCCTGCCCAGCCCCGCCGCCCGCGGCACGCCTCCACGCCACCCTCAGCAGGAAGCCGTCTACAGCAACGTGGGCGAAGTCCTCGCGCCCCTGGCCCACGCCCCCAGCACAGCGCCGCCCCTGGCCCACGCCCCCAGCACAGCGCCGCCCCTGGCCCACGCCCCCAGCACAGCGCCGCCCCTGCCGTGTGGCGAGGGAGCAAGTTGTCCTGACGTAGGGCTGGCTTCCCCCGCCAGACCCGCCCCCCCGCCGCCCTCCACCCTCAAGGCCGACCCAGGCTGGAAACCCACACCCCCTGAGAATCCCAAACCCACACCCCCTGAGAATCCCAAACCCACACCCCCTGAGAATCCCAAACCCACACCCCCTGAGAATCCCAAACCCACACCCCCTGAGAATCCCAAACCCACACCCCCTGAGAACCTGAAACCCAGGCCCCCTCCGAACCCTAAGCCCACGCCCCCAGAGAGTGCCAAGCCCAGGCCTCCTCCTGTGGCCAGTAAACCCAGCAGGGGCGTtgccccgcccccttcccccctgcagGGTGGGGCCGGCCAGCCCCGCCCCGGCCTGCGGGGTAAGGGCAGGGGCCTCCCGCCCCTGAAGGTGCCCCTGCTTCCCCCCAGGTGGCGGGAGGacaccagctcctgcagcagcaccccAGACACCAGCCTCACCTACCTCACCCCAGACACCACCACGGGCCAGCCTCAACACTCCATCCTGGCCAAG GTGGCCAAACTGGAGGCCAAACTGATGACCTCGACCTCCACCTga
- the LOC139761191 gene encoding uncharacterized protein isoform X1, whose product MDSDAEWVDVDLEFGTVDPAHTPRPPSRPQPGPMTPIAPPPGPATQGPHDAPEVEGTTPPLYNSAAIVGGAVGGVLGVVLLLLVLYLLTLRRRLSKAMDQGRDGAYQVRVEDVVHLAHLDHSNTYLNTTDLHRLVCSVRAATKTLPTPPRIHHQTPTPYRPPPTTHNGGCASDVVVVRAPMPLPSPAARGTPPRHPQQEAVYSNVGEVLAPLAHAPSTAPPLAHAPSTAPPLAHAPSTAPPLPCGEGASCPDVGLASPARPAPPPPSTLKADPGWKPTPPENPKPTPPENPKPTPPENPKPTPPENPKPTPPENPKPTPPENLKPRPPPNPKPTPPESAKPRPPPVASKPSRGVAPPPSPLQGGAGQPRPGLRGKGRGLPPLKVPLLPPRWREDTSSCSSTPDTSLTYLTPDTTTGQPQHSILAKVAKLEAKLMTSTST is encoded by the exons ATGGACTCGGATGCTGAGTGGGTCGATGTCGACTTAG AGTTCGGGACGGTAGACCCCGCCCACACGCCCCGCCCACCATCGCGGCCCCAGCCAGGACCCATGACGCCCATCGCGCCGCCGCCCGGCCCTGCCACACAGGGGCCCCACGACGCCCCCGAGGTGGAAGGGACCACCCCGCCCTTATACAACAGCGCGGCTATTGTGGGCGGGGCGGTAGGCGGGGTCCTGGGCGTggtgttgctcctgctggtgctctaCTTGTTAACCCTACGACGCAGACTGAGCAAG GCCATGGACCAGGGTCGTGATGGAGCGTACCAGGTGCGTGTTGAGGACGTGGTCCACTTGGCCCACCTGGACCACAGCAACACCTACCTCAACACCACTGACCTCCACCGTCTCGTCTGCTCCGTCAGGGCTGCCACCAAGACACTGCCCACGCCTCCCAGGATCCACCACCAGACACCCACGCCTTACAGgccgccgcccaccacccacaacgGTGGCTGTGCAAGCgacgtggtggtggtcagggcgcCCATGCCCCTGCCCAGCCCCGCCGCCCGCGGCACGCCTCCACGCCACCCTCAGCAGGAAGCCGTCTACAGCAACGTGGGCGAAGTCCTCGCGCCCCTGGCCCACGCCCCCAGCACAGCGCCGCCCCTGGCCCACGCCCCCAGCACAGCGCCGCCCCTGGCCCACGCCCCCAGCACAGCGCCGCCCCTGCCGTGTGGCGAGGGAGCAAGTTGTCCTGACGTAGGGCTGGCTTCCCCCGCCAGACCCGCCCCCCCGCCGCCCTCCACCCTCAAGGCCGACCCAGGCTGGAAACCCACACCCCCTGAGAATCCCAAACCCACACCCCCTGAGAATCCCAAACCCACACCCCCTGAGAATCCCAAACCCACACCCCCTGAGAATCCCAAACCCACACCCCCTGAGAATCCCAAACCCACACCCCCTGAGAACCTGAAACCCAGGCCCCCTCCGAACCCTAAGCCCACGCCCCCAGAGAGTGCCAAGCCCAGGCCTCCTCCTGTGGCCAGTAAACCCAGCAGGGGCGTtgccccgcccccttcccccctgcagGGTGGGGCCGGCCAGCCCCGCCCCGGCCTGCGGGGTAAGGGCAGGGGCCTCCCGCCCCTGAAGGTGCCCCTGCTTCCCCCCAGGTGGCGGGAGGacaccagctcctgcagcagcaccccAGACACCAGCCTCACCTACCTCACCCCAGACACCACCACGGGCCAGCCTCAACACTCCATCCTGGCCAAGGTGGCCAAACTGGAGGCCAAACTGATGACCTCGACCTCCACCTGA
- the LOC139761191 gene encoding uncharacterized protein isoform X3: MTPIAPPPGPATQGPHDAPEVEGTTPPLYNSAAIVGGAVGGVLGVVLLLLVLYLLTLRRRLSKAMDQGRDGAYQVRVEDVVHLAHLDHSNTYLNTTDLHRLVCSVRAATKTLPTPPRIHHQTPTPYRPPPTTHNGGCASDVVVVRAPMPLPSPAARGTPPRHPQQEAVYSNVGEVLAPLAHAPSTAPPLAHAPSTAPPLAHAPSTAPPLPCGEGASCPDVGLASPARPAPPPPSTLKADPGWKPTPPENPKPTPPENPKPTPPENPKPTPPENPKPTPPENPKPTPPENLKPRPPPNPKPTPPESAKPRPPPVASKPSRGVAPPPSPLQGGAGQPRPGLRGKGRGLPPLKVPLLPPRWREDTSSCSSTPDTSLTYLTPDTTTGQPQHSILAKVAKLEAKLMTSTST; the protein is encoded by the exons ATGACGCCCATCGCGCCGCCGCCCGGCCCTGCCACACAGGGGCCCCACGACGCCCCCGAGGTGGAAGGGACCACCCCGCCCTTATACAACAGCGCGGCTATTGTGGGCGGGGCGGTAGGCGGGGTCCTGGGCGTggtgttgctcctgctggtgctctaCTTGTTAACCCTACGACGCAGACTGAGCAAG GCCATGGACCAGGGTCGTGATGGAGCGTACCAGGTGCGTGTTGAGGACGTGGTCCACTTGGCCCACCTGGACCACAGCAACACCTACCTCAACACCACTGACCTCCACCGTCTCGTCTGCTCCGTCAGGGCTGCCACCAAGACACTGCCCACGCCTCCCAGGATCCACCACCAGACACCCACGCCTTACAGgccgccgcccaccacccacaacgGTGGCTGTGCAAGCgacgtggtggtggtcagggcgcCCATGCCCCTGCCCAGCCCCGCCGCCCGCGGCACGCCTCCACGCCACCCTCAGCAGGAAGCCGTCTACAGCAACGTGGGCGAAGTCCTCGCGCCCCTGGCCCACGCCCCCAGCACAGCGCCGCCCCTGGCCCACGCCCCCAGCACAGCGCCGCCCCTGGCCCACGCCCCCAGCACAGCGCCGCCCCTGCCGTGTGGCGAGGGAGCAAGTTGTCCTGACGTAGGGCTGGCTTCCCCCGCCAGACCCGCCCCCCCGCCGCCCTCCACCCTCAAGGCCGACCCAGGCTGGAAACCCACACCCCCTGAGAATCCCAAACCCACACCCCCTGAGAATCCCAAACCCACACCCCCTGAGAATCCCAAACCCACACCCCCTGAGAATCCCAAACCCACACCCCCTGAGAATCCCAAACCCACACCCCCTGAGAACCTGAAACCCAGGCCCCCTCCGAACCCTAAGCCCACGCCCCCAGAGAGTGCCAAGCCCAGGCCTCCTCCTGTGGCCAGTAAACCCAGCAGGGGCGTtgccccgcccccttcccccctgcagGGTGGGGCCGGCCAGCCCCGCCCCGGCCTGCGGGGTAAGGGCAGGGGCCTCCCGCCCCTGAAGGTGCCCCTGCTTCCCCCCAGGTGGCGGGAGGacaccagctcctgcagcagcaccccAGACACCAGCCTCACCTACCTCACCCCAGACACCACCACGGGCCAGCCTCAACACTCCATCCTGGCCAAGGTGGCCAAACTGGAGGCCAAACTGATGACCTCGACCTCCACCTGA